One window of Streptomyces sp. SUK 48 genomic DNA carries:
- a CDS encoding FAD-dependent oxidoreductase, whose protein sequence is MERPSHATPREPSAGAVSPRRTAVIGSGVAGLTAAHILARAHHVTLYEADGRLGGHAHTHDLTAPDGRTHRVDSGFIVHNQRTYPNLLRLFSELGVVTQESEMSMSVRCEGCGLEYAGARGPRGLLAQPRNALRLPYLRMLAEVPRFHRAARALLARDAADDTLTLGEFLDAAGFSPYFRAHFMTPVVSAVWSCDAETALRYPAAYLFRFLAHHGMLSVSGSPVWRTVTGGSGRYVERIAAALHEVRAGTPVRSVLRHADGVDVTAADGTTAAYDHLVVATHPEQALRLLGDATPAEKDVLGAFRYSRNTTLLHTDTSLLPRSSGARASWNYLMPGCRAGADRVRVSYDMNRLQRLDASRTYVVTLGGQDRVDPARVLARMTYEHPVYTPESVAAQHRLPELNTAVTAFAGAYHGWGFHEDGCRSGVEAAAALGVRW, encoded by the coding sequence ATGGAACGACCGTCCCACGCGACGCCGCGCGAACCGTCAGCCGGCGCCGTAAGCCCGCGCCGTACGGCCGTCATCGGCAGCGGGGTCGCGGGGCTGACCGCCGCGCACATCCTGGCCCGCGCCCATCACGTCACCCTCTACGAGGCCGACGGCCGACTGGGCGGCCACGCCCACACACACGACCTGACCGCGCCGGACGGGCGCACGCACCGTGTCGACTCCGGTTTCATCGTGCACAACCAGCGCACCTACCCGAACCTGCTCCGCCTCTTCTCCGAACTCGGTGTCGTCACACAGGAGTCGGAGATGAGCATGTCGGTGCGGTGCGAGGGCTGCGGACTGGAGTACGCCGGCGCCCGCGGCCCCCGCGGACTGCTCGCCCAGCCGCGCAACGCCCTGCGCCTGCCGTACCTGCGGATGCTGGCCGAGGTGCCGCGCTTCCACCGGGCCGCCCGCGCCCTGCTGGCGCGGGACGCCGCCGACGACACGCTCACCCTGGGCGAGTTCCTCGACGCGGCGGGCTTCTCGCCGTACTTCCGGGCCCACTTCATGACGCCGGTGGTGTCCGCCGTGTGGTCCTGCGACGCGGAGACCGCCCTGCGCTACCCGGCGGCCTACCTGTTCCGGTTCCTCGCCCACCACGGCATGCTCTCGGTGAGCGGGTCACCGGTGTGGCGGACCGTCACGGGCGGCTCCGGAAGGTACGTCGAACGGATCGCCGCCGCCCTGCACGAGGTCCGCGCCGGCACCCCCGTACGGTCCGTGCTCCGGCACGCCGACGGCGTGGACGTGACCGCGGCGGACGGGACCACCGCCGCCTACGACCACCTCGTCGTCGCCACCCACCCCGAGCAGGCGCTACGGCTGCTCGGGGACGCGACTCCGGCCGAGAAGGACGTCCTCGGCGCCTTCCGCTACTCCCGCAACACCACCCTGCTGCACACCGACACCTCCCTGCTCCCGCGGTCGAGCGGGGCCCGCGCCTCCTGGAACTACCTGATGCCCGGCTGCCGGGCCGGCGCCGACCGGGTGCGGGTGAGCTACGACATGAACCGGCTCCAGCGACTCGACGCCTCGCGGACGTATGTCGTCACCCTCGGCGGCCAGGACCGGGTCGACCCCGCCCGGGTGCTGGCCCGGATGACCTACGAACACCCGGTGTACACCCCCGAGTCGGTCGCCGCCCAGCACCGGCTGCCCGAACTGAACACGGCCGTCACGGCGTTCGCGGGCGCCTACCACGGCTGGGGATTCCACGAGGACGGCTGCCGTTCGGGCGTCGAGGCCGCCGCCGCCCTGGGGGTGAGGTGGTGA
- a CDS encoding DUF1365 domain-containing protein: protein MTAPSAGPPAVLYPCVITHRRRAPQRYALRHRTYLWLVDPDRLPELPRPLRPLAHFSARDHFTGRAPSIRAALDGFLDEHGIDLEGGRVLMLAHARILGHVFNPLTLYWCYGPQGTVRCVVAEVHNTYGGRHAYLLHPDATGTATVAKDFYVSPFHPVDGHYEMRVPPPGELLRLSIRLHRPGGPPFTAAVRGTRRTATVPELLRLSLRHPWSTLAVSAAIRFHGIRLFLRGLPVQPRPGRRTPENAS, encoded by the coding sequence GTGACGGCTCCGTCCGCCGGGCCACCGGCCGTCCTGTACCCGTGCGTGATCACCCACCGACGCCGCGCACCCCAGCGCTACGCCCTGCGGCACCGCACGTACCTGTGGCTGGTCGACCCGGACCGCCTGCCCGAACTGCCGCGCCCACTGAGGCCGTTGGCCCACTTCAGCGCCCGTGACCACTTCACGGGACGGGCTCCGTCGATCAGGGCCGCGCTCGACGGCTTCCTGGACGAGCACGGCATCGACCTGGAGGGCGGCCGGGTGCTGATGCTCGCGCACGCCCGGATCCTCGGCCATGTCTTCAACCCGCTCACCCTGTACTGGTGTTACGGCCCCCAGGGCACCGTGCGCTGCGTGGTGGCCGAGGTCCACAACACCTACGGCGGGCGCCACGCCTACCTGCTGCACCCCGATGCGACCGGAACCGCCACCGTCGCCAAGGACTTCTACGTGTCGCCCTTCCACCCGGTCGACGGCCACTACGAGATGCGGGTCCCGCCGCCCGGCGAGCTCCTGCGCCTGTCGATACGGCTGCACCGGCCCGGCGGCCCGCCCTTCACGGCCGCGGTCCGCGGCACCCGCCGCACGGCCACGGTCCCGGAACTGCTCCGCCTGTCCCTGCGCCACCCCTGGTCGACGCTCGCGGTGTCGGCCGCCATCCGCTTCCACGGTATCCGCCTGTTCCTGCGCGGCCTGCCGGTGCAGCCGCGCCCGGGCCGCCGTACCCCGGAGAACGCGTCATGA
- a CDS encoding cyclopropane-fatty-acyl-phospholipid synthase family protein, with the protein MTTVEDRPAARHRANGPRTAPVDADRWPDVAAVPRASWPVRAVTAAVLERALRRLPLRVRFADGTTLGLGGPLIAVHDHRAFHSRVGTSGLIGFGESYMAGEWDAPDLVGALTVLAAHAADLIPPGLQRLRGLWTQRQPHTQRNTPDGSRTNISRHYDLSNDLFALFLDETLSYSSAVFRGFPADRSLLAAAQQRKVDRLLDLAEVREGTRLLEIGTGWGELALRAAARGAHVTSLTLSTEQRELALARVREAGYEDRVSIELCDYREAHGTYDAVVSVEMIEAVGAEFWPVYFQTLDERLAPGGRLALQAITMPHERMLASRGTHTWIQKYVFPGGLIPSTTAVEEAVRDHTGLAPTARDGFGAHYAETLRLWRERFTDRADDVEALGFDETFRRLWTFYLAYSEAGFRSGYLDVQQYLFTKEDPAR; encoded by the coding sequence ATGACCACGGTCGAAGACCGCCCCGCCGCCCGCCACCGAGCGAACGGCCCCCGAACCGCCCCCGTCGACGCCGACCGCTGGCCCGACGTGGCCGCCGTACCGCGGGCGTCCTGGCCGGTGCGCGCCGTCACCGCGGCCGTACTGGAACGCGCCCTGCGGCGACTGCCCCTGCGCGTACGGTTCGCCGACGGCACCACCCTCGGCCTGGGCGGACCACTGATAGCGGTGCACGACCACCGGGCGTTCCACTCCCGCGTCGGCACCAGCGGGCTCATCGGCTTCGGCGAGTCCTACATGGCGGGGGAGTGGGACGCCCCGGACCTGGTCGGCGCGCTCACCGTCCTCGCCGCCCACGCGGCCGACCTGATCCCGCCCGGACTACAGCGGCTGCGGGGCCTGTGGACGCAGCGCCAGCCGCACACGCAGCGCAACACCCCGGACGGGTCGCGGACCAACATCAGCCGTCACTACGACCTCTCCAACGACCTGTTCGCGCTGTTCCTGGACGAGACGCTCAGCTATTCCTCCGCCGTCTTCCGCGGCTTCCCCGCCGACCGCTCGCTGCTGGCCGCCGCCCAGCAGCGCAAGGTCGACCGGCTGCTGGACCTGGCCGAGGTGCGCGAGGGCACCCGGCTGCTGGAGATCGGCACCGGCTGGGGCGAACTGGCGCTGCGCGCCGCCGCCCGGGGCGCGCACGTCACCTCGCTCACCCTGTCGACGGAACAGCGGGAGCTGGCGCTGGCACGGGTACGCGAGGCCGGGTACGAGGACCGCGTCTCGATCGAACTGTGCGACTACCGCGAGGCACACGGCACCTACGACGCGGTCGTCAGCGTGGAGATGATCGAGGCCGTCGGCGCGGAGTTCTGGCCCGTCTACTTCCAAACCCTCGACGAGCGCCTGGCGCCCGGCGGCCGGCTGGCCCTCCAGGCGATCACCATGCCGCACGAGCGGATGCTGGCCAGCCGCGGCACCCACACCTGGATCCAGAAGTACGTCTTCCCCGGCGGCCTCATCCCCTCGACGACGGCCGTGGAGGAGGCGGTTCGCGACCACACCGGTCTCGCGCCGACCGCCAGGGACGGTTTCGGCGCGCACTACGCCGAGACCCTGCGCCTGTGGCGGGAGCGGTTCACGGACCGCGCCGACGATGTCGAAGCGCTCGGCTTCGACGAGACCTTCCGCCGCTTGTGGACCTTCTACCTGGCCTATTCCGAGGCGGGTTTCCGCTCCGGATACCTCGATGTCCAGCAGTACCTGTTCACGAAGGAGGACCCGGCCCGATGA